From Pirellulales bacterium, a single genomic window includes:
- the kdpA gene encoding potassium-transporting ATPase subunit KdpA: MTANDWVQIAIYFGLLLALTKPLGAFMARVYQGQPCGLDGLLGWLERLVYRVAGVDPKQEMSWKKYTVNVLLFNLIGFVVVYFLLRTQAGLPLNPQGFPANSPDSAFNTAISFATNPNWQGYGGETTMSYLSQMLGLGVQNFVSAASGMAVLVALIRGLARRTTSTIGNFWYDLVRSTVYILLPLSLILALVLVSQGVIQNFKSYDTATLVQPVKGADGKTVTEVTIPMGPAASQIAIKQLGTNGGGFFNVNSAHPFENPTGLTNFLELIAILVISSGLCYTFGVMVGDTRQGWAVLAAMFVILIPLTIFAAWQEQGGIPAYRALGIDQQASSTQSGGNMEGKDTRFGIVNSVIWASATTGASNGSVNSMHDSYTPLGGVVPLWLIQLGEIIFGGVGSGLYGMLMFAIVAVFVAGLMVGRTPEYLGKKIEAYEMKMASLVILIPPLLVLVGTAVAVAGPGLHFADPATGEIKSPLNNPGAHSFSEVLYAFSSVGNNNGSAFAGLNANIPFYNVALGVAMWIARYWLMIPTLAIAGSLARKKFTPPSAGTLPTHRPLFVVMLISTILLVGALTFVPALALGPVVEHLQMIGP, encoded by the coding sequence ATGACCGCCAATGATTGGGTTCAGATCGCAATTTATTTTGGCCTGCTGCTGGCGCTCACCAAACCGTTGGGAGCTTTCATGGCCCGCGTGTACCAAGGCCAACCGTGCGGATTAGATGGTCTGCTCGGCTGGCTGGAGCGGCTCGTTTACCGAGTCGCCGGCGTCGACCCTAAGCAGGAAATGTCGTGGAAAAAATACACGGTCAACGTGCTGCTGTTTAACTTGATCGGGTTCGTCGTCGTTTATTTTTTGCTGCGGACTCAAGCGGGCCTACCGCTCAATCCGCAAGGCTTTCCGGCCAACAGCCCCGATTCTGCATTCAATACAGCCATTAGTTTCGCCACGAACCCCAATTGGCAAGGATACGGCGGCGAAACCACGATGAGCTACCTCTCGCAAATGCTCGGCCTGGGCGTGCAGAATTTTGTTTCCGCGGCATCGGGAATGGCGGTCCTGGTGGCGTTGATACGCGGGCTGGCACGACGAACTACATCCACCATCGGTAATTTTTGGTACGACCTGGTGCGCTCCACCGTCTACATCTTGCTGCCACTGTCGCTGATTTTGGCACTGGTGCTTGTTTCGCAGGGTGTGATCCAGAATTTCAAGTCGTACGACACCGCAACCCTCGTCCAGCCCGTCAAAGGCGCCGACGGAAAAACCGTCACCGAAGTCACCATTCCCATGGGTCCGGCCGCCTCGCAAATTGCCATCAAGCAACTCGGCACGAACGGAGGCGGATTTTTTAACGTGAATTCGGCACACCCGTTTGAAAATCCAACGGGTTTGACAAACTTTCTGGAATTAATCGCGATCCTCGTGATTTCCAGCGGATTGTGCTACACCTTCGGCGTCATGGTCGGCGACACGCGGCAAGGCTGGGCCGTGTTGGCCGCCATGTTTGTCATTCTGATTCCACTGACGATTTTCGCCGCTTGGCAAGAACAGGGTGGCATCCCGGCGTATCGGGCGCTGGGTATCGATCAACAAGCCTCCTCGACGCAGTCCGGCGGCAACATGGAAGGAAAAGATACTCGCTTCGGCATTGTCAATTCGGTCATTTGGGCATCCGCCACGACCGGCGCGTCCAACGGAAGCGTCAATTCCATGCACGACAGCTACACGCCGCTGGGCGGGGTCGTTCCCCTGTGGCTAATTCAGCTGGGCGAAATCATTTTCGGCGGTGTCGGCAGCGGCCTGTATGGAATGCTGATGTTCGCCATTGTCGCCGTCTTTGTCGCCGGCCTGATGGTTGGCCGCACGCCGGAATATCTCGGCAAAAAAATCGAGGCCTACGAAATGAAAATGGCCTCGCTCGTCATCCTCATCCCGCCGCTGTTGGTGCTGGTCGGCACGGCAGTGGCCGTAGCAGGGCCTGGGTTGCATTTTGCCGATCCAGCCACGGGCGAGATCAAAAGCCCGCTCAACAATCCCGGCGCGCATAGTTTTTCGGAAGTCCTGTACGCATTTTCTTCGGTCGGCAACAACAACGGCAGCGCCTTTGCCGGCCTGAATGCCAACATCCCGTTTTACAACGTGGCCTTGGGCGTGGCGATGTGGATTGCCCGCTACTGGCTGATGATTCCCACCCTGGCCATTGCCGGATCGCTGGCGCGAAAGAAATTCACGCCTCCCAGCGCCGGCACGTTGCCGACGCACCGGCCACTGTTTGTCGTGATGCTGATCAGCACGATTCTGTTGGTCGGCGCGCTGACCTTCGTGCCGGCATTGGCGTTGGGCCCGGTTGTCGAACACTTGCAAATGATTGGCCCTTAA
- the kdpB gene encoding potassium-transporting ATPase subunit KdpB: MTTTTKARSLFDPPIVRRAVVDAFLKLDPRRQVRNPVMFTVLVGSILTTGLGIYALTGGGSESPAFVLGVSAWLWFTVLFANFAEAMAEGRGKAQADALRATRRDVTAKELEEPHYGAKFHPTPASLLRKDNFVLVEAGEFVPGDGEVVEGVASVDESAITGESAPVIRESGGDRSSVTGGTRVLSDWLVIRITANPGETFMDRMISLVEGAKRQKTPNEIALDILLAAMTIIFLFVCATLLPFSKYSVEAAGQGTPITVTVLVALLVCLIPTTIGGLLSAIGIAGMDRMIQANVIAMSGRAVEAAGDVDVLLLDKTGTITLGNRQAVELIPALGVSAGDLADAAQLASLADETPEGRSVVVLAKEKYGLRGRNIHELGAHFIPFSAQTRLSGVNFDGRQIRKGAADAIADFVKQQGGNGQADVRQTVEDIAKQGGTPLVVAEGSRTLGTIYLKDIVKGGIKERFAELRRMGIKTVMITGDNPLTATAIAAEAGVDDFLAQATPEAKLKMIREQQAGGRLVAMTGDGTNDAPALAQADVAVAMNSGTQAAKEAGNMVDLDSNPTKLIEIVEIGKQLLITRGSLTTFSLANDVAKYFAIIPAAFATTYPVLDKLNIMRLATPTSAILSAVIFNALIIVALIPLALRGIRYRAVGAAKLLRDNLLIYGVGGLLVPFFGIKLIDLSLVVLHLT; encoded by the coding sequence ATGACAACGACAACAAAAGCTCGCTCGCTGTTCGATCCGCCGATTGTCCGCCGGGCGGTGGTCGATGCGTTTCTGAAACTCGATCCGCGCCGCCAAGTTCGCAATCCCGTGATGTTCACGGTATTGGTTGGCAGCATTCTGACCACCGGATTGGGCATCTATGCGCTGACGGGGGGCGGGTCGGAATCCCCGGCCTTTGTTCTGGGAGTTTCCGCCTGGCTGTGGTTTACCGTTTTATTTGCCAATTTTGCGGAAGCCATGGCTGAAGGGCGCGGCAAGGCCCAAGCCGACGCACTCCGAGCCACTCGCCGCGATGTCACCGCGAAAGAGCTGGAAGAACCGCATTACGGCGCCAAATTCCATCCGACGCCAGCGTCCCTGCTGCGGAAAGACAACTTTGTGCTTGTCGAGGCGGGCGAATTCGTTCCCGGCGATGGCGAAGTGGTGGAAGGCGTGGCTTCCGTCGACGAAAGCGCCATCACCGGCGAAAGCGCCCCGGTCATTCGTGAAAGCGGCGGCGACCGCAGCAGCGTGACCGGCGGCACGCGAGTGCTGTCCGATTGGCTCGTGATCCGCATCACGGCTAATCCCGGCGAAACGTTCATGGACCGCATGATTTCTCTTGTCGAAGGCGCCAAGCGGCAGAAAACTCCTAACGAAATTGCCCTCGATATTCTCCTGGCGGCCATGACGATTATTTTCCTGTTCGTCTGCGCCACGCTTTTGCCGTTTTCCAAATACAGTGTCGAAGCCGCCGGCCAAGGCACGCCCATTACCGTAACCGTGCTGGTGGCCCTGCTCGTTTGCTTAATTCCCACAACCATTGGCGGATTGCTTTCGGCCATCGGCATTGCCGGCATGGATCGCATGATTCAAGCCAACGTCATCGCCATGTCGGGCCGCGCCGTCGAGGCAGCGGGCGATGTCGACGTGCTGCTGCTCGATAAGACCGGAACCATTACGCTCGGCAACCGGCAGGCCGTCGAACTAATTCCCGCTCTGGGAGTCAGCGCAGGAGATTTGGCCGATGCGGCGCAGTTGGCTTCCCTGGCTGATGAAACGCCCGAGGGTCGCAGCGTGGTGGTGCTGGCCAAAGAAAAATACGGATTGCGGGGTCGGAACATTCACGAATTGGGCGCCCACTTTATTCCCTTCTCTGCACAAACGCGACTCAGCGGCGTTAACTTCGATGGGCGCCAAATTCGCAAAGGCGCGGCAGATGCCATCGCTGATTTTGTAAAGCAGCAAGGAGGCAACGGCCAGGCGGATGTCCGCCAAACTGTCGAAGACATCGCCAAACAGGGCGGCACTCCGCTGGTGGTGGCCGAAGGGTCCCGCACCCTGGGCACCATTTATCTTAAAGACATCGTAAAAGGCGGAATCAAGGAACGCTTCGCGGAACTGCGGCGGATGGGAATTAAGACGGTCATGATTACCGGCGATAATCCCCTCACCGCGACCGCCATTGCCGCCGAAGCCGGCGTCGACGATTTTTTGGCCCAGGCCACTCCCGAAGCCAAATTGAAAATGATTCGCGAGCAACAGGCGGGCGGTCGCCTGGTGGCCATGACCGGCGACGGCACGAACGATGCGCCGGCGCTGGCTCAAGCCGACGTGGCCGTGGCCATGAACTCCGGCACGCAAGCCGCGAAGGAAGCTGGCAACATGGTCGATCTGGATTCCAACCCCACCAAGCTCATTGAAATCGTCGAAATTGGAAAACAACTTTTGATCACCCGCGGCTCGCTCACCACGTTCAGCCTGGCGAACGACGTGGCCAAGTACTTTGCCATCATCCCGGCTGCATTTGCCACCACTTATCCGGTCCTCGATAAGCTAAACATCATGCGGCTGGCAACGCCGACCAGCGCCATCCTTTCGGCGGTAATTTTCAACGCCTTAATCATCGTGGCGCTCATTCCACTGGCGCTGCGTGGCATTCGCTATCGCGCCGTAGGAGCGGCCAAACTGCTACGCGACAATTTGCTAATTTACGGCGTCGGCGGTCTGCTCGTGCCGTTCTTTGGAATTAAGCTGATCGATCTGTCGCTAGTGGTCCTGCATCTAACTTAA
- the kdpC gene encoding potassium-transporting ATPase subunit KdpC, translating into MLKELKAAIVIFLALTFVTGIVYPLLVTAVAQLVFPHQANGSLIVQGDKIIGSQLLGQGFDDPKYFWGRPSATAAFPYDASSSTGSNFGPTNPDQLKAVSARLDAIHKAQPDDPRLVPVELVTASASGLDPEISPAAAEFQIARIAKARDVSEEKIRALVAAQTQGRTLGVLGEPCVNVLKLNLALDAPIK; encoded by the coding sequence ATGCTCAAAGAATTGAAAGCCGCGATCGTTATCTTCCTGGCGCTGACCTTTGTGACCGGCATCGTCTATCCTCTGCTTGTCACCGCGGTTGCGCAATTGGTGTTTCCACATCAGGCCAACGGCAGCTTGATTGTGCAGGGAGACAAAATCATCGGTTCCCAACTGCTGGGACAAGGCTTCGACGATCCGAAATATTTTTGGGGCCGTCCCTCCGCGACCGCCGCATTTCCTTACGACGCCTCCTCCTCCACCGGCAGCAACTTTGGGCCGACGAATCCCGACCAGCTTAAAGCGGTGTCCGCTCGACTCGATGCCATTCATAAAGCTCAGCCCGACGATCCGCGTCTGGTGCCGGTGGAGTTGGTGACCGCCTCCGCGAGCGGACTCGACCCGGAAATCAGCCCCGCCGCGGCAGAATTCCAAATTGCGCGAATTGCCAAAGCGCGCGACGTTAGCGAAGAAAAAATTCGCGCCTTGGTGGCTGCGCAAACGCAGGGCCGCACATTGGGCGTCCTTGGCGAACCGTGCGTCAACGTTTTGAAGCTGAACCTTGCCCTGGATGCACCAATCAAATAA
- a CDS encoding sensor histidine kinase KdpD gives MDQARPNPDELLARVLAEEPGLRRGKLKIFFGYAAGVGKTYAMLTAARREQAAGVDVMVGYVEPHGRLETESLLQGLPAIAPLQVSYRGVTLQEFDLDAALARRPRLILVDELAHTNAEGLRHAKRWQDVEELLAAGIDVWSTLNVQHIESLNDIIAQITHVVVRETLPDAVLERAHEIELIDLTPEELMLRLQAGKVYLPSQAERALTSFFQRSNLVALRELSLRQTAHRLHQEVEAARQARADFTPWATREKLLVCVGPSPSSTKIIRTAKRMAVAFGGDWLAVAVNTGTGTELSAAHESSARNLQFAERLGAESQMLIGQNVADTVLKFARDRNVTKIIAGKTAQPKWKRWFRRTVVEELLTRSGEIDVYVITGEGTERRQRHPKPLPKMSAPTRHYLATFVVVAVCALVGWANRALHLATTFGAGGEANIAMVFLAGVAFVATWYGRGPAIAASIVSVLLFDFFFVPPYGTFTVTDTEYLITFAVMLGIALLISTLAARQRSQLRLSQEQENRTAKLFRMTRQLSELSGTDFLLQAAGQQLKDFFGGESVVYLRAADGALALRSGQATSIAANPINDTVARWVADNNQIAGVETDTLPNATALFMPLVGSLRTIGALGVRPDNLQSLRNPQQRRLLETCASLIALAIERDQSVLEAQDAQVQMRAEQLRNSLLSSVSHDLRTPLTAIAGTAANLKAELLNQTTSHQQEMLQTLVSESHQLVRLVENLLDMARLESGSLVLNRQWHVLEELVGSAIARSRRELGDRRVHVSLPEAFPLILVDGFLLEQVFVNLLENAARYTPPASALEIWGKFSDRQAEIVFADDGPGLPPGSENRLFEKFYRPHTVPADGRRGIGLGLAICRGIVEAHGGRISASNRATGGAQFTITLPCKPQPADTIVTPAGASASP, from the coding sequence ATGGATCAAGCACGCCCCAACCCCGATGAACTTCTTGCCCGCGTTCTGGCGGAAGAGCCAGGCTTGCGCCGCGGCAAGCTCAAAATCTTCTTCGGCTATGCGGCCGGTGTTGGCAAAACCTATGCCATGTTGACTGCCGCGCGTCGCGAACAAGCCGCCGGAGTTGACGTGATGGTTGGCTATGTCGAACCGCACGGCCGCCTGGAAACCGAATCGCTGCTGCAAGGCTTGCCAGCGATTGCGCCGCTCCAAGTTTCCTATCGCGGGGTGACATTGCAAGAATTCGATTTAGATGCAGCGCTCGCTCGTCGACCGCGTTTGATTTTGGTGGACGAGCTGGCCCACACCAACGCCGAAGGGCTGCGCCATGCCAAGCGCTGGCAAGACGTAGAGGAATTGCTGGCCGCCGGCATCGATGTTTGGTCCACGCTCAACGTCCAGCATATCGAAAGCTTGAACGACATTATCGCACAAATTACGCACGTCGTCGTCCGAGAAACGCTGCCGGATGCCGTGCTGGAGCGCGCCCATGAAATCGAGCTGATTGATCTTACGCCGGAAGAACTGATGCTGCGCCTGCAAGCGGGCAAAGTCTATTTACCGTCGCAGGCGGAGCGCGCGCTCACTAGCTTTTTCCAACGAAGCAACCTGGTGGCGCTGCGCGAGTTGTCGCTGCGACAAACAGCCCACCGCTTGCACCAAGAGGTGGAAGCCGCCCGACAAGCACGTGCCGATTTCACCCCCTGGGCCACGCGGGAAAAGTTGTTGGTTTGCGTCGGACCTAGCCCGTCGAGCACCAAAATCATCCGCACCGCCAAGCGCATGGCGGTTGCCTTTGGCGGAGATTGGCTGGCGGTTGCGGTGAATACAGGAACGGGGACCGAACTATCGGCTGCGCATGAATCGAGCGCGCGGAATCTGCAATTTGCGGAGCGACTGGGAGCGGAATCGCAAATGCTCATCGGGCAAAATGTGGCCGACACGGTCCTCAAGTTCGCCCGAGACCGGAACGTCACCAAAATTATCGCCGGTAAAACCGCCCAACCGAAATGGAAACGCTGGTTCCGGCGCACCGTGGTCGAAGAGCTATTAACACGCAGCGGCGAAATTGACGTGTACGTCATCACCGGCGAAGGCACCGAGCGGCGGCAAAGGCACCCCAAGCCATTGCCCAAGATGTCAGCACCAACCCGCCATTATTTGGCCACGTTTGTCGTCGTTGCGGTTTGCGCACTGGTTGGATGGGCAAATCGCGCGCTGCACCTGGCCACTACGTTTGGAGCTGGCGGCGAGGCCAATATTGCGATGGTGTTTCTGGCAGGCGTGGCTTTTGTCGCCACCTGGTATGGTCGTGGGCCGGCAATTGCCGCATCGATCGTCAGCGTCCTCCTGTTCGATTTCTTTTTCGTGCCGCCGTACGGAACATTCACCGTAACCGACACCGAATACTTAATCACCTTTGCGGTGATGCTGGGAATTGCCTTGCTCATCAGCACGCTGGCCGCCCGACAGCGCTCGCAACTCCGCCTGTCGCAGGAGCAGGAAAACCGAACCGCAAAGCTATTCCGCATGACCCGGCAATTGAGTGAGCTTTCTGGCACTGACTTCCTGCTGCAAGCGGCCGGACAGCAGCTAAAAGATTTCTTCGGCGGAGAAAGCGTGGTTTACTTGCGTGCAGCCGATGGCGCGCTGGCGCTTCGTTCGGGTCAAGCAACATCCATCGCGGCAAATCCTATCAACGACACCGTAGCGCGTTGGGTGGCCGATAATAACCAGATCGCCGGGGTGGAAACCGATACGCTCCCCAACGCCACCGCCCTTTTCATGCCTTTGGTTGGGTCGCTGCGAACCATTGGCGCACTGGGCGTTCGGCCGGACAATCTCCAATCTTTACGCAATCCGCAACAACGTCGCCTGCTGGAAACTTGCGCGAGCCTGATCGCCTTGGCCATCGAACGCGACCAATCTGTCTTGGAAGCCCAAGATGCGCAAGTTCAGATGCGGGCGGAGCAACTGCGAAATTCGCTGCTCAGCTCCGTCTCGCACGACCTGCGAACGCCGCTGACCGCGATTGCTGGAACGGCCGCCAACCTCAAAGCGGAATTGCTCAATCAAACCACGTCCCATCAACAAGAAATGTTGCAAACACTGGTCAGCGAGTCGCATCAATTGGTTCGATTGGTCGAAAACTTGCTCGACATGGCGCGACTGGAGTCCGGCTCGCTGGTCTTGAACCGCCAGTGGCACGTCTTGGAGGAGCTAGTGGGCTCCGCCATTGCTCGGTCGCGCCGAGAGCTTGGCGACCGCCGGGTTCATGTGAGCCTGCCAGAAGCGTTTCCGTTGATCCTGGTCGATGGGTTTCTCCTGGAGCAAGTGTTTGTTAATTTGCTGGAAAACGCTGCGCGCTACACGCCGCCGGCCAGTGCCCTCGAAATCTGGGGAAAGTTTTCCGATCGTCAAGCGGAAATTGTCTTCGCCGATGACGGCCCGGGCTTACCCCCCGGTTCCGAGAACCGCCTGTTTGAGAAATTCTATCGCCCCCACACTGTGCCGGCCGATGGCCGGCGTGGCATTGGCTTGGGGCTGGCCATTTGCCGTGGAATTGTTGAAGCGCATGGCGGGCGAATTTCCGCCTCCAACCGCGCCACCGGCGGCGCGCAGTTCACCATTACGCTCCCCTGCAAACCGCAACCCGCCGACACAATAGTTACCCCGGCAGGCGCATCGGCCAGTCCATAA
- a CDS encoding response regulator translates to MSPSTESPRVLIVEDDAAIRDFLRTALAGAGFRLIEAITGEEALDRAQRQPPDLVILDLGLPDIDGQLVLEKLRQWLNAPIIVVSARNQESQKVAALDHGADDYLTKPFGTAELLARIRVALRHADGSSGGNSPVFESGNLKVDLAAHRVFVRDSEIHLTPIEYNLLVALIRNAGKVMTHRRLLTQIWGPERAQDHHYLRVFMTGLRRKIEVDPAQPQYLLTEQGIGYRFAVSDE, encoded by the coding sequence ATGTCGCCCTCCACGGAAAGCCCGCGCGTTCTGATTGTCGAAGACGATGCCGCCATTCGCGACTTTCTGCGCACGGCTCTGGCAGGGGCAGGCTTTCGGCTGATCGAAGCGATTACCGGGGAAGAAGCGCTCGACCGCGCCCAGCGGCAGCCGCCCGATCTGGTCATTCTCGACCTGGGTCTTCCAGACATCGACGGCCAGCTCGTGCTGGAAAAGCTTCGCCAGTGGTTAAACGCGCCCATTATTGTCGTCTCTGCGCGCAATCAAGAATCTCAGAAGGTCGCCGCACTGGATCACGGCGCCGACGATTACTTGACCAAGCCTTTCGGCACGGCCGAATTGTTGGCGCGGATTCGTGTCGCCCTGCGGCATGCCGACGGCAGCTCGGGAGGAAATTCGCCTGTTTTTGAATCCGGAAATTTAAAAGTCGATTTGGCTGCTCATCGAGTCTTTGTGCGCGACAGCGAGATTCACCTCACGCCCATCGAGTATAACCTCCTGGTCGCGCTCATCCGCAATGCCGGCAAGGTGATGACGCACCGCCGCTTGCTGACTCAAATATGGGGCCCGGAGCGGGCGCAAGATCATCACTATTTGCGCGTCTTCATGACCGGCCTGCGCCGCAAAATTGAAGTTGATCCTGCCCAGCCGCAATATCTGCTCACAGAACAAGGCATCGGCTACCGCTTTGCAGTTTCGGATGAGTGA
- a CDS encoding signal peptidase II: protein MATAPISATRVPASRLALFAVLIVAGCTIDLATKHWIFTKLGMPSFDRPSIVLAPGVFSLTTSLNEGALFGLGQGMTWAFAALSVLAAIGIFYWLFFAGAGHDAWLTVALGSLMAGIFGNLYDRLGLPGLIWQPPDPRAGQAVYAVRDWLHFEIRKIHFDWPVFNLADSMLVLGACMLFWHVAWRERNRRTSDSPQPDSARTSAG, encoded by the coding sequence ATGGCAACGGCCCCAATATCGGCGACTCGTGTTCCAGCCTCGCGGTTGGCCCTATTTGCGGTGCTGATTGTCGCGGGCTGTACGATCGATTTGGCAACGAAGCATTGGATATTTACCAAGTTGGGAATGCCCTCGTTCGATCGGCCTTCGATTGTGCTGGCGCCCGGCGTGTTTAGCCTGACGACCAGTTTGAACGAAGGAGCGCTATTCGGCCTGGGGCAAGGAATGACTTGGGCTTTTGCCGCCTTGTCGGTGTTGGCGGCCATCGGCATTTTTTATTGGCTGTTTTTTGCCGGGGCAGGGCACGACGCCTGGCTGACCGTGGCGCTCGGCTCGCTGATGGCGGGCATTTTCGGCAATTTGTACGATCGGTTGGGGTTGCCCGGGTTGATTTGGCAGCCACCCGATCCGCGCGCCGGCCAAGCGGTTTATGCCGTGCGCGATTGGCTGCATTTCGAAATTCGCAAAATCCATTTCGATTGGCCGGTCTTCAACTTGGCCGACAGCATGTTAGTGTTAGGCGCTTGCATGCTCTTTTGGCATGTGGCGTGGCGGGAACGAAATCGGCGCACTTCAGATAGTCCACAGCCTGATTCTGCCCGAACCAGCGCCGGCTAA
- a CDS encoding TraR/DksA C4-type zinc finger protein — translation MKKAEAKEYKGLLLALRARLRGDVNQLADAALKKNQSEANGSISSMPIHMADLGSDNFEQEFSLSLMENDEVTLEAIEAALERIESGTYGDCEECGTKIPKTRLEAIPYTSLCVKCASKMETRG, via the coding sequence ATGAAGAAGGCTGAAGCGAAGGAATACAAAGGTTTGCTGCTGGCTTTACGGGCTCGTTTGCGGGGAGACGTAAACCAGCTGGCCGATGCGGCGCTGAAGAAAAATCAGTCCGAAGCCAATGGCAGCATCTCGAGCATGCCCATCCACATGGCCGACCTGGGCAGCGACAATTTCGAGCAGGAATTCAGCCTGAGCCTGATGGAGAACGACGAAGTAACGTTGGAAGCCATTGAAGCCGCCCTGGAACGGATTGAATCAGGCACTTATGGCGATTGTGAAGAATGCGGCACCAAAATCCCCAAAACCCGGTTAGAAGCCATTCCTTACACATCGCTGTGTGTGAAGTGCGCTTCGAAGATGGAAACACGCGGCTGA
- the thrC gene encoding threonine synthase produces the protein MLAFRECPISVVTKTDVAFQRCVSPTCGATYGIEEVRVACDCGQLLDVAYDWDRLEPPTALNWFESKWSRRHEPLSFSGVWRFRELLPFAPPEMAVTIGEGQTLLQLASSVGKYVGLGRGQLHLQYEGMNPSGSFKDNGMSAAFTHAHLVGAKRAACASTGNTSASLALYCAVTRLMKGIIFIGSGKISYGKLSQALDYGALTVQIAGDFDDAMQRVKEVSAREGIYLVNSVNPFRLEGQKTIMLRVLESLQWKVPDWIVVPGGNLGNSSAFGKAFTELKELGLIDRVPRLAVINAAGANTLYELFERRGLRWNGGQPDENIISNYYAELDAAGRRADTIASAIEINRPVNLNKCLRALEVCDGVVREVTEQEMLDAKAQVGAGGLGCEPASAASVAGAKNLIAEGVIGKDERVVCILTGHQLKDPTATVAYHTTDQEMFNKVLGSRGVKRAAFANRAVTVNNNLEEIIRAIQLYS, from the coding sequence ATGCTAGCTTTCCGAGAGTGTCCCATTAGCGTTGTCACCAAAACCGATGTCGCCTTTCAACGTTGCGTGTCGCCCACTTGCGGGGCCACGTACGGCATTGAAGAAGTACGCGTGGCTTGCGACTGCGGCCAACTGCTCGACGTGGCTTACGATTGGGACCGCCTCGAGCCCCCCACCGCGCTTAACTGGTTCGAAAGCAAATGGTCGCGCCGGCACGAACCACTTTCTTTCAGCGGCGTATGGCGCTTCCGCGAATTGCTCCCCTTCGCCCCGCCGGAAATGGCCGTCACCATTGGCGAAGGCCAAACCTTGCTTCAACTGGCCTCGTCCGTGGGCAAATACGTCGGCTTAGGACGCGGTCAACTCCATTTGCAGTACGAAGGGATGAACCCCTCGGGCAGCTTCAAAGATAACGGCATGTCGGCCGCTTTCACGCATGCCCACCTGGTCGGCGCCAAGCGGGCGGCCTGTGCTTCGACAGGCAACACCAGCGCATCGTTGGCACTGTACTGTGCGGTCACGCGCTTAATGAAGGGAATTATCTTTATCGGTTCGGGAAAAATTTCCTACGGCAAGCTTTCGCAGGCGCTGGATTACGGCGCGCTCACCGTGCAAATTGCCGGCGACTTTGACGACGCCATGCAGCGCGTCAAGGAAGTTTCCGCGCGCGAAGGCATCTACTTGGTGAACAGCGTCAACCCGTTCCGGCTAGAAGGGCAAAAAACCATCATGCTGCGCGTGCTGGAGTCGCTGCAGTGGAAAGTGCCCGATTGGATCGTCGTTCCCGGCGGGAACTTGGGTAACTCCAGCGCGTTTGGCAAAGCGTTCACTGAATTGAAGGAGTTGGGATTAATCGACCGTGTGCCGCGATTGGCCGTCATCAATGCAGCCGGCGCGAATACTTTGTACGAACTGTTTGAGCGCCGTGGCTTGCGCTGGAACGGTGGCCAACCCGATGAAAATATTATCAGCAATTATTATGCGGAGCTGGATGCCGCCGGCCGCCGAGCTGACACCATCGCCAGCGCCATCGAAATCAACCGGCCGGTCAATTTGAACAAGTGTCTGCGCGCGCTGGAAGTTTGCGACGGCGTGGTGCGCGAAGTCACCGAGCAGGAAATGCTCGACGCTAAGGCGCAAGTCGGGGCCGGCGGCTTGGGCTGCGAGCCGGCCAGCGCCGCCAGTGTCGCCGGCGCGAAAAATTTGATTGCCGAGGGCGTCATCGGGAAGGACGAGCGCGTGGTGTGCATTCTCACCGGCCACCAATTGAAAGACCCCACCGCCACCGTGGCGTATCACACCACCGATCAGGAAATGTTCAACAAAGTGCTAGGCAGCCGCGGCGTTAAACGGGCTGCCTTTGCCAACCGAGCCGTCACGGTAAACAACAATTTGGAAGAAATCATCCGCGCCATTCAACTGTATTCATAA